The genomic DNA TTTTCTCTCTCCAAGCCTCTTGAATGCCCCGTTACTTAACGAAGTGCTGCCACCTTGTCGCTGGCACCTGTAAGCACACTGTTCTTCGGAAGCTGTCCCTTGCTCTCTGCTACGCGATACAGCTCATACGGAAGGCACAGCGGTACTCCGCTCCGCGGATCCGTCACAATATCCGCCTCAATGCCGAATACTTCACGCAGGACGGAAGAGGTGACCACTTCGGCCGGCGCTCCCTCGGCGATGGCTTGCCCCTTCTTAATGGCAATCATATGGTGAGCATACCTTGCGGCATGGTTCAAGTCATGCACGACCATAACGATGGTGCGGCTGGATTCCGCGTTCAACTGCTCCAGCAGCTGCAGCACCTCCAGCTGGTGCGCCATATCCAGGAAGGTCGTCGGCTCATCCAGAAATAGAATATCCGTCTCCTGTGCCAGCGCCATGGCGATCCAGGCCCGCTGCCGCTGTCCTCCGGACAACTGCTCAAGCGCCCGATCTGCAAACTCGTTCATGCCCGTAGCATCAATCGCCCAATCGACGATTTTCCGGTCCTCAGACTTCAGACTTCCGAACCCCTTCTGATGCGGAAAGCGGCCGTAAGATACAAGCTCATAGACCGTAAGCCCGTCGGGGGCCGTCGGATTCTGGGGCAGAATGGCCAGCTGCTTGGCCACTTCCCGGGTCGACTGCTTATGAATGGATTTCCCGTTCAACAGCACCGTTCCGGATTTAGGCTGCAGGATGCGGGCCATCGTTTTCAGTACTGTCGATTTCCCCGAACCGTTCGCCCCGACAAGGGCGGTTATTTTCCCTTTAGGAATGCTGATATTCAAGTCTTCTACAATGAGACGGTCTCCATAAGCGATATTTAAATGGGATGTATTCAATCCGATCATCATGATCTCCCTTTCCGCAATACGACATATTGATTATATGTGAACACAACGCGTCCATTATCTAACAAAAGATCCTCTGTTCTAAAGATACTGATAATCATTATCAGTTGTCAATAGAAAAAGGTGATTTCCATAAGGAAACCACCTTCACTTAAACTCATTTCATCTTACTGTGTTGTTCTAACAAGCCTGACCAGAATATGGGCCAAAGCATGGCGATGCTCCTGCTCCCCGGCTTTCCACAGCTCTTGCAGTAGCTTCTCTTCCCGATTGCGCGGCTCCTCGTTAGCGGCCAGGTAATCGCCGATCTTCTCCGCCGCCTTCGCCATCATCTCTTCGCTAAGCCCTATGCTCTGAGCTACCTCGATCCGCCCTCCCAAATAACGTTTAAAGGCATCGAAACTCTCGAGGATATCTTCCTTCCGTTCCCCATCCATACGCCTAAGCGCATCATTCACTTTATTCAGCGCCATCTCGCCTTCTTTGTTGACTACATGATTATGCTCGGACATGTCCCTACGCCTCCTTAAAGTTTAGTTGGAGTTCGTAACTACATAACCCGGCTGGCAGCGAGATGAATCATTCCGACTGGCAAAAGCTATGGAGTTCCGGATACCGGAACAGCATCATAATATTCTTCCAAGGTAATGTCCCGTTCAAAAATATCCGCGGCGATTTCCTTGCCGACATAGCGTAAATGCCAAGGCTCATACTTATAGCCTGTAATGGCCTCTTTCCCTTCAGGATAACGGATGATAAAGCCGTATTCCGCGGAATGCTGGGCAAGCCACTCGGCCTCCTTCGTTCCTCCAAAGCAATCCTCCGCAGCGCACTTCCCGTCGCTCCCCGAGACGTCGATCGCAAGCCCGGTCTCATGCTCGCTATGCCCTGGAACCGCGCTGTATGTCTTGGCCTTCTCTTCTCCGTCTCTTGCTACATAACGATTGAACAAAGACGTTTGCGTACTGTGAGACCGGTAGGCTGATACGCCAGCCAAATAAATGCCGTCCCGCTCGGCTCCGGCGAACATTTCCTCCAGCGCCTTGGCAGCTTCGCTGCGCATCATCCGCTTCTCAATCTTCTCCTTGAACGTAAACCGTACATCCGGATAGACCAAATCGGACGGCTCATAATCTTCAGGTAAAGCCAGCTCTTTATTAACAAGCACAGCAATGCTGTGAGGATCGGCGGCAGCCGCCTTGTCGACCGCTGAGGAGCCTTCCTGCGGATTGTTAGCCGCTGGCGCCTGCTCCGAGTCGGAAGCGGTTCCCTGACCAGAGCTTTCTCCAGCAGCATTGCCCTGCCCTTCGTTCCCATTTGACGGGTTAGCACCCGGTTGGGACACTGCGGCCGAATTATCCGGCTGCGGTGGCGTATCCTCCTTACCGCAAGCCGTTATGGCGATTGCAGCCAGTATGCAAATCAACAAGATCGATAAGATCCTTCTCTCTTTCACTTTGCCCTCTCCCCCTAACCTCTTCCCCTCAAGGACGAGGCATTATTTCTATGTTTAAAACGTATTTTAGCCACACTTTGTTGCGTTTCAACATCAAGCCGACTGTATTTACCGCCCCCGGCGCCCTCCCCGTTCCGATCTGCCGCGCCGGCCGCCGCTGTCGCTGCGGGAGGCGTGTCCGCTTCTCGTATTAGATGGCTTAGCGCCCCTAGCCTGGGTGGACCGGGTGGATTGACGTTCACGGCTGCCCTTCCCGCTGCCTTGGCCGCGGCGCCCTTCGCCTGCTCTTCCGCCTGCCGGCTTCCTGCCTTCAGGCCGTCTTCCTTTTCCGGCGGAATCCTTGGATTCCCGACTGCCTGCCGTATCCCGGCTCACAGAAGCTGCTGTTTCGCTCTTCTCCTGACGGCGCCGTTCCAGCTTCATCCCTATGCCCCGTTCAATATGGCGCAGTGCATCGATATCTCGCGGAGAAGCAAAGGTTATCGCCACCCCTTTCCCGCCAGCCCGGCCCGTACGGCCGATCCGGTGGATGTAGCTGTCCACATCCTGCGGAATATCATAATTAAACACATGGGTTACGCCTTCAACATCGATGCCTCTGGCCGCTACATCGGTAGCAACGAGCAGCTCCAGTTTCGCATCGCGGAATGCGCGCATCACCTGCTCCCGTTTGGATTGGGATAAATCCCCGTGCAGCTCGTCGGAGGCAAACCCGGCCTCCTGCAAAGCTTCGTTCAGCTTGCTCGCACGCCGCTTCGTCCGGCAGAAGATGACCGCCAGATAAGGGCGATGGGTGCGGATGAGCTCGATCAAAGCCCCCTGCTTGCCACGGTCCGTGCATTCCACGAGAATTTGGCGGATACTGTCCAGCGTGACACGGGAGGTCTCTGCGATGCGGATATCCCGCGGCCGGTCCATGTATGACCGGGCAAGCCGCTTGACATTGTCCGGCATCGTCGCGGAAAACAGCATGGTCTGGCGGTTTTTCGGTACCATATGAATAATCGCCTCTACTTCGGCCAGGAAGCCCATATGCAGCATCTGGTCCGCTTCATCGAGCACGAGCATGCGTACAGCACCCAGCGTCAGCGAACCGCGGCGCAAATGATCCAGCAATCGGCCCGGTGTACCGATGACCAGTTGGGTGCCATTGTGCAATTTGCGAAGCTGCCGCTCCACATCTTGTCCTCCATACGCAGCGAGAATCGATATCCCCTCGCGGGCAGCAGCCAGCTTGCGCGCCTCCGCCGTAATTTGAATGGCCAATTCCCGGGTTGGCGTGATGATCAGCGCCTGTGGGTCAGGGCGATCCGCCTTCAGCTTGTCCATGATCGGCAGCAGGAATGCCAGCGTCTTCCCTGTTCCCGTCTGGGCCTGGACAATCGCGTCCTCCCCTGCCAGCAGGACAGGAATAGCCTCCTCCTGTACTGGTGTCGGAGTGCTGATGCCATGATGTTGTAGCGTTCGAATAAGCTCAGGCGAAATGCCCCATTGATCGAAAGTCGTCAAATATATCCACCTCGTTATTTAGTATCCTGCTTTGTTTCAGGTTTTCCCTGCTTTAAAAAAGGCCGAACCCGCATCCAATCAGCGTTCCGGCCTTTTGTAGAAGGTTGTTTTGGTTCCGTGATTCAACGCGGTATAAAGCCGCGCT from Paenibacillus woosongensis includes the following:
- a CDS encoding DUF3243 domain-containing protein, producing the protein MSEHNHVVNKEGEMALNKVNDALRRMDGERKEDILESFDAFKRYLGGRIEVAQSIGLSEEMMAKAAEKIGDYLAANEEPRNREEKLLQELWKAGEQEHRHALAHILVRLVRTTQ
- a CDS encoding ABC transporter ATP-binding protein; protein product: MIGLNTSHLNIAYGDRLIVEDLNISIPKGKITALVGANGSGKSTVLKTMARILQPKSGTVLLNGKSIHKQSTREVAKQLAILPQNPTAPDGLTVYELVSYGRFPHQKGFGSLKSEDRKIVDWAIDATGMNEFADRALEQLSGGQRQRAWIAMALAQETDILFLDEPTTFLDMAHQLEVLQLLEQLNAESSRTIVMVVHDLNHAARYAHHMIAIKKGQAIAEGAPAEVVTSSVLREVFGIEADIVTDPRSGVPLCLPYELYRVAESKGQLPKNSVLTGASDKVAALR
- a CDS encoding D-alanyl-D-alanine carboxypeptidase family protein, translating into MKERRILSILLICILAAIAITACGKEDTPPQPDNSAAVSQPGANPSNGNEGQGNAAGESSGQGTASDSEQAPAANNPQEGSSAVDKAAAADPHSIAVLVNKELALPEDYEPSDLVYPDVRFTFKEKIEKRMMRSEAAKALEEMFAGAERDGIYLAGVSAYRSHSTQTSLFNRYVARDGEEKAKTYSAVPGHSEHETGLAIDVSGSDGKCAAEDCFGGTKEAEWLAQHSAEYGFIIRYPEGKEAITGYKYEPWHLRYVGKEIAADIFERDITLEEYYDAVPVSGTP
- a CDS encoding DEAD/DEAH box helicase encodes the protein MTTFDQWGISPELIRTLQHHGISTPTPVQEEAIPVLLAGEDAIVQAQTGTGKTLAFLLPIMDKLKADRPDPQALIITPTRELAIQITAEARKLAAAREGISILAAYGGQDVERQLRKLHNGTQLVIGTPGRLLDHLRRGSLTLGAVRMLVLDEADQMLHMGFLAEVEAIIHMVPKNRQTMLFSATMPDNVKRLARSYMDRPRDIRIAETSRVTLDSIRQILVECTDRGKQGALIELIRTHRPYLAVIFCRTKRRASKLNEALQEAGFASDELHGDLSQSKREQVMRAFRDAKLELLVATDVAARGIDVEGVTHVFNYDIPQDVDSYIHRIGRTGRAGGKGVAITFASPRDIDALRHIERGIGMKLERRRQEKSETAASVSRDTAGSRESKDSAGKGRRPEGRKPAGGRAGEGRRGQGSGKGSRERQSTRSTQARGAKPSNTRSGHASRSDSGGRRGRSERGGRRGR